GTCGTATCCTTTTTCTGTTAGCCATGTTGTTTGGTGCCGGTTTGCTGTACGCAGCCAGTCCGGCCGCCAAGGTCAGTTCGCCGTCGAGTGGCGGGGAGTCTGCCGAAGTGGTCGCGGCACTTAATAACTGGGCCCAGGCCTGGGCCCAGCGTGATCTTGATGGCTATTTGGCGGCTTATTCGCCGCAATTTACGCCGCGCGGACTGAGTCGCGAGGCGTGGGAAAAGCAGCGGCGGCAACGGGTCGGTCAGCGCAAGTCGATCCGCCTGAGCCTGAAGGACGTGAACATCCGCCAGATTGACGAAAATCGTGCCGAAGTGACCTTCAACCAGGCCTACAAGTCCGGCAAATACCGTGACCGTGGCACCAAAGTCCTGGCATTGGCGCGGGTCGACGGCAAGTGGCTGATCGAGGCTGAGCAAGCGCAAAAGCATAAAAGCACCAGGCTTCCCGCAAAATTGCGGCGGGCCGGCAAGGCCTGAACAATTTCCCTTTTTCCCCAAGGCGGCCTTGCCCCCCATGCGCCGCCTTGTTCCGCCGCCGGAGAGTTTTCCGGCGGTTTTTTTATGTTTTCTGCCCAGAGCAGTCAATTCTCTTGGTCTGACTGAGCAGCGGGAGGATACTTTTTGCCGGACAGACAGGGCGCTTGCGTCAGCGTAATGAACCAGGCTGCCTGCTTCAGCAGGGGCGCTTCATCCGCTGCCAGCATGACCAGGCTGCAGGGCGCACGCAGATGGCGAGCGGCGCGGGCATGGGCCACCGGGGTGCGTTTGTCGTCGGCAGCATGCAGTAACAGCAGGGGCTGGCCAAGGAAGCGCAGGGCTTCGCCGCCGGCTCGATCGATTTCGCCGCCGCAAGCGGCGATGGCCGTGACTTGCCGGTCGCGCTGGGTTGCCGTGCGGATAGCGGCCGGTGTTGTTGCATCGTAAGTGCAGAGCGCCAGGGGCAGGGCCTTCAGTTCGGATTGGCGAAGCAAGTGGGCGAGGGCCTGCAGCAGCCGTTCGCTGAGGCGAAAGATGTTGTTGCCGGCATCCGGGTAGCGGATTTCTTCCTCGTCGAGCAGCGCGCAATTGAGCAGCGCATGGCCTTGGCCGAGCAAAAATGCCTCCTGAGCTTGGTCGACCGTGACAAAGCCGGTGTGGGCGAGCAAGAGCAGGTCACGGGGAGTTTCCGGCAGCGCCAGGCGGCCATGAATGTGCGGTCCAAGGTCGATTTCCTGCCACATGTTCAGGCCCTCCGGGCGGCGTTTTCGCCGATGCTTGGTGGAATCCGCCGTAGACCGGAGGCGTAGTCAATGCCGTAGTGGCTGCCGGCTGGTGTACCAACCTGTCCGGCCGCCGTCTTTTGGCATTGCGGGCAGACGCCTGCCGGGGTCACAGCGCTGCAGGGCGTCCGGCGCCGACATCGCCGGCCAGGGTTTCGAGCGAGGCGACAACAACGCGCAGCTTGGCTTCGACCTCGTTGGGCTTGTCCCACAGTTCGTCGAGCCGGTGGCGCAGTTCCACCATCTCGCTGATCATCATGTTCTCGATGTCGGCACGGATGGCCATGTGCACGAAAGCGGCTTCAAAGTCGTCGATCAGGCCGATCATCATCTCGCGGCCCTGCTGCTGATGGGCTTGTTGCCGCTCGTAAAGATTGGCGACCGAGTCGCGGATTTCGCAGACCGCATAGCGGATTCCCTGCTGCTTGAGCAGGTTGTCGTGTTCCAGCAGCAGGCCGGCAACGCGCGATTCGATGCCTTCGCACAGGGTAGCGATGTTGTCGCGGATACGGCCGCAGCGCTCGGGGTCTTCCGGCATGTTCTTGATCAGGATGGTGGTGTGTTCGAAATTGACCACCAGTTGTTCCTTGATTTCGAGGAGGCGGCCGAGAGTGCGCAGTTGCGCGATCTGTTCGCGGTCGCTGTCGAGAATCTCGGCCTGGTTGCTGCGGGTGGTATAGCTCTCGCCTTCCCAGACAAAGTGAATGATGCCGTCGAGTTCGTATTGTTGCAGTGCGCTCAGGGCTTGTTCGCCGACCGCCTGGATACTGCGGCAGGCAAAGCTCTTGGACATGAACTCCATGACCACGCCGAGCTCGCCCATGCTGCACATCGCGGTCATCGCGACATTCTGCGCATAGGCCATCTGGGCCTTGGCTTCCTGTTTTTGCTGCAGCGATTTCTTGAACAGGCGCAGTTTGCTCAGCAGCGGGGCGCCGCCGGCCGGACGCAGCATGAAATCGTCGGCAACGAGGTCGGGATGGGCGGCTTCGCTTTCGTTGCAGAGCAGGAACTGGTAAACGTCGGAGGTATTGAAATCGTCGCGGATTTCGCGGTGCAGGCTCCAGGCATCGCAGCCCGGCAGTTGCGTGTCGAGCAGCAGGATGTCGGGCTGGCGCTCGTTGAGTGCGCTCAGGCAGTCGCTGCCGCTGGTGAATACGTTGAGTTCGAATTCCTGCTGCAGGCTTTCCTTGTGGCCGGCAATCCATGCTTGATCGGCGGTGGCAAGGAACAGAAAGGGCTTGAAACTATCCATGGTTGCGCTCCGGTTGAACCACAAATTCTATGGCATAAGCCGGACCAGTGCAGCCAGAGAATGCGAAACGGGCGTTTGACGGGGTTAGCCAATCACCCGATTGCGGCCACTCTGCTTGGCCCGATAGAGCGCCTCGTCGGCGGCGGTGAGCAGGTTTTCCAGGTCGGCACGATCGCTTTCCTGACCAAAACACGCGGCGACACCGAGGCTGACGGTGTAAGCCGGCAGTTCGGAGCTGCGTTGTTGCTCGATTTCGCGGCGAATCCGTTCGGCGACTTTTTTTGCTTCGCTCAGACCGGTTTCGGGCAGCAAGATTACGAATTCCTCACCGCCGAAGCGGGCCAGCACGTCGGGCAGGCGCAACTGTTCGCCGGCGCGCCGGGCAAAGTCCTTGATCACCAGATCGCCGATGTGGTGACCGTAGGTGTCGTTGACCTTCTTGAAAAAATCGATGTCCGAGGCAATGGCTGCCAGGGGCCGGCGGGCGCGTTGGCTGCGCGCCCATTCGATATTGGCGCGGGTGAAGAAGGCGCGGCGGTTGAGGGCGCCGGTCATTGGGTCGCGGGTGGCGAGAAATTCGAGCTCGACGCGCAGCCGCTCGTTGGCGAGCAGGATGAAGCCGATTGACAGCCCGAGGACACCGAGCGAGAACATGGCCAGGTAGGCCTGCTGGATCAGGTTGTGATCGAAAGTATCGTCGCTTTGTGCGACGTTGGTCGGCAGGGTGGCGATCCGCCACAGTGCGACGATGACCCCGAGAACGAAGAAGCCGGCGAGAAAACGATTGCCGAAACCGGCCGGCCGGGCTTGCCAGGCGAGCAGCGCGCCAAACGAGAAAAGCCCGATGTGGGCCAGGCCCATGATCAGTAACCGGCCCTGGTAGTGTGACGAGCCGTAGGTTAGCCACAGGGTCAGGAACAGGACCGCACCGATGGCGTCGAGCGCCGGGCGCCAGGTCGGTGGCTGGCCGGCGTAGCGTTGCAGGCCGATGATCAGCAGCAATTGTCCGAACAGCAGTAGGGCGCTGGCGCCGACGATGCTGAGCAGGTCGGGCAGATGCCCGCGCATCGAGGCCAGGCCGGAAGCACAGCCGATCAGCACCACCGCCCGGGCCCAGTCGCGCAGGCCCTGGATGTCGTCGGGAAAACTCCGCGCCTGCACCCACAGCACGAAAGCGCAGAGGATGCCGAACAGGTTGGCGACGAGCAGGAAGGTGCGGGGGTCGATGAATTCCAAAAAAAGGCTCAGGAAAATGCTGGCTGGGAATTGTAAGTGGCTGGCGCTGTGGGGCAAGCAAAATCTTGCGCTCTTTGTTGCTTCCTTTGCGACGCGACTTAAGCCAGGCTGGCGGCGAGCGCGGCCTCAATCGCTCGGCCAAGATGTGCGATCCCGGCATCGTCGATGATGTAAGGCGGCATCAGATAGACCGTATTGCCGATCGGCCGCAACAGGGCTTCGTGGTCGAGCGCGGCACGGTAGAAGCGGCGCGAGAAGTGCGGATCGTCGGTGAGCACGTCGAAGGCGGCGATCATCCCGCGCTGGCGCAAGTGGCGCACGCGCGGATGAGCGGCCAGTGGTGCCAGCATGGCGGCGATTTTTTGCGCTTTCTGCCGGTTGACCGTGAGAATGTCGTCTTCCCGGAAAATATCGAGCGTTGCCAGCGCCGCGCGGCAGGCCAGCGGGTTGCCGGTGTAGCTGTGCGAGTGGAGGAAGGCTCGGGCGACCGAGTCGTCGAGGAAGGCGGCGTAGATTTCGTCGCGGCAGAGGACGATGGACAAGGGCAGGTAGCCGCCGGAAATCCCCTTGGACAGGCAGAGCAGGTCGGGGCGGATCGGCCGGCCGTCGATCTCGGCCTGTTCGTGCGCGAAGAAGGTGCCGGTGCGGCCGCAGCCGACGGCGATTTCGTCGCAGATCAGGTGTACTTCGTGCTGGTCGCACAGCTGGCGGGCCAGACGTAAATATTCCGGGTCGTACATCGCCATGCCGGCGGCGCCCTGGACCAGCGGTTCGACGATCAGTGCCGCCGTGCGCGGGCCATGCTCGTCCAGCCAGGCGGCGAGCGCGGCGGCGGCGCGGCGGGCCACATCCGCCGGAGTTTCGCCGGGCTCGGCCAGGCGCTGGTCGGGCGCGGGCAGCACGTGCGCGGCGCTGCGCACCAGCGGTGCGTAGGCGTCCTTGAAAATTGCGACATCGGTGACGGCCAGCGCGCCGACGGTTTCGCCGTGGTAGCTGCCGGCCAGGCAGAGAAACTCGGACTTCTCCGGGCGGCCCCGGTTGCGCCAGTAGTGGAAGCTCATCTTCAGCGCGATTTCGGTCGCCGAAGCGCCGTCGGAGGCGTAGAAGGCGTGGCCGAGCGTGCCGCCGGTCAGCGCCGACAAGCGCTCCGAGAGTTCGACCACCGGCTGGTGGGTGAAGCCGGCGAGCATCACGTGCTCAAGGCTTTCCAGCTGCGCCTTGAGCGCGGCGTTGATGCGCGGATTGGCGTGGCCGAAGAGGTTGGTCCACCACGAGCTGATGCCGTCGAGAAAACGTCCGCCGTCAAAGTCATACAGCCAGACGCCTGCGCCGCGTGCCACCGGGACCAGTGGCAGGTGCTGCGGCTGGTGCGGATTGGCGTGGTGCTGCATCTGGGTGCACGGATGCCAGACCGCAGCCTGGCTGCGGGCCAGCCACTCGACGTTGGCGGAAGACGGGGACGACATCGGAGCCTAGTGCAGCAGGGTCGGAGTGGCGTGGCTGGCGGCTTCTTCCGGCATCTGCGCATGCACCAGTTCGCCTTCGGCGTTGGGGAACATCGGGGCGCCGCAGTCGTCGCAGAATTCCATCGGGAAGCGATGGTCGAGGAAAATCACGTCCTTGACCCCGGCTTCGCGCAGGCGGGTTTCGATTTCGCCGACGGTATCGCTATTTTCATCGTCGTTGCCGAGCAGCGGCCAGACGATGCCGTGGTACACCTCTTCACCGTTTTGCGGTCCGAGCCCGACGCGGTATTCCTCCAGGCGACGGTCGTAGCAGGGGCCGATCACCGCCCGCAATTGTTCCGGCTCAAGGTTCAGCGTGGTCTGCAGGAAAGCCACCGAAGCTTGCAGCGAATAGGGGCGCGACTGGCGGTCAGCATCGCGGCAGGCAGCGTGATAGGCATTCGGCAATTGCAGTTGCCAGGCGCAACCGGTCAGCAGCGATTCAAGATTGGCACCGCCCTGGCGCTGCCATTCCTTGAGCGCGGCATCCTTGTTGCCGTCGTTCTCGTTCCAGCGGAACAGCGGCGAGCCAGCGGGCAGCGCAATGGCGCCGATCAGGTAGCGGGCGTCGGAGAGGAAACGGTTGGTTTCGGCCATGCCGCTGCTATCGATTGCCAGATGCTGGCCGGCCAGCGCGGCGGTAGCGAGTTCCTGGGTAAGTTGGCGGGTGTCGCAATAGCTGCGCGGCAACTGGTCGGGGCTGAACAGGTAGTTGGCCAGCGCGATCCGCGCCTGACCGGCAAAGACATGCGCTCCGAGTTGTACGCTCAAGGCCTGCAGCAGCGCGGTCGGCAGGTTGCCCGAAGCAATCGAGAAGCGCGACCAGGCGAGCAACGGTGCGGCAAAGAGCAGGATATCGAAGGGCTGGCCGGCGGCTTCGACACGGCAGGATTCAGCGCGTGCCTCGATCATGTCGGCGAGTTCGTCGTGCGCCCGCGGATTGCTTTCGAACAGGCGGTCGAGCGCCGCGTTGAGGTCGTCTTCGCCGCCATTTTTGAGCAGGCTGTCGACGGCTTCGGCGAGCTGATTTTCCCAGTAGCCGTCTTCCAGTTTGCCACCCGATTCCGACAGGCCGGTGGCCAGGCGTTGCAGTTCCGCTGCGTCGCGGGAGAGGCGTTCACGGGCGCCGAAGCGGGTACGTTTCATGGGTGTTCCGAAAAAGCAAAAGCGTAATTTTACCAGCCGGTAGAATGTCCACCTTCCTGTTTTCTCAAATAGCACCATTGCATCGACTGCCATGCTGATCCTGCTCTCTCCCGCCAAGGCTCTTGACTACCAAACCCCGGCGCATGTCGACCGCCACACCCAGCCGGTCTTTCTTGAGCATGCGGCGACCCTGATCCGCCAGTTGCGCGGCCTGTCGCCGGCCGACATCGCCGGCTTGATGGACCTGTCCGATCAACTGGCCTTGCTCAATTACCACCGCTACCAGGACTGGTCGCTGCCGTTTACGCCGCAGAACGCCAAGCCGGCGGTGCTGGCCTTCGATGGCGACGTCTACGACGGCCTGGCGGCAAAAACCCTGAGCGCCGCCGACCTCGATTTCGCGCAGCAGCAGGTGCGCATCCTCTCCGGTCTCTACGGCCTGCTCAAGCCGCTCGACCTGATGCAGCCCTATCGCCTGGAAATGGGCACCAAGTTCAGGAACGAGGCCGGCAAGGACCTGTATGCTTTCTGGGGCCAGACCCTGGTCGAGGCGATCAATGCCGAACTGGCTGAAATGCCGCGTCCCTGCGTGATCAATCTGGCCTCCGAGGAATATTTCAAGGCCGCCGTCGGCAAGAAGATCGCGGCGCCGGTGATCCAGCCGGTGTTCGAGGATTGGAAGGGTGGCAAATACAAGATCATCAGTTTCTACGCCAAGCGCGCGCGCGGGCTGATGACCCGGCACGCAATCCTCAATCGTGTGCACGACCCGGAGGCGCTGAAGGCGTTTGCCAGCGAGGGGTATGCCTTTGCCGCCGAGGCCTCCGACGAGCGGACCTGGGTTTTCCGCCGCCGTCAGGAGTAGTTCGCGGATCGCCGCGCCGGCGGTACCGAAAAATGCCGCTGTTTACGGTCGACCGTGAACACCGGCATTTTTCATCTCCCCGTGTGCCTCGGAGGGCGCTGTCGGGGGGGCTTTCAACTGGATGAATTCAGGCCGGCCCCTGATCCCTCAGGAGACTGGGCAGCTTCTTGTCGGGCGCGGGCGGCGGCATGGCGGTCGATCTTGACCCGCGCTCGCAGCTGGCCGCAGCCGCCATCGATGTCCTGGCCGGCGGAGTTGCGCAGTTTGGTCAGGATGCGCCGCTCGTGCAGCCAGCGGGCGATGGCGCGGGCCTTTTCCGGGGCCGGGCGGCGGTAGGGCAGGGCGTCGACGCTGTTGTACGGGATCATGTTCATCAGTGCGTACTTGCCGGAGAGCAGGCGGACGATCCCTGCCAGCTCTTCCTCGCTGTCATTGACCCCGTCGATCAGCGTCCATTGGTACTGGATCGGGTAGCCGGTGGCGCGGGCGTAGGCTTCGCCGGCGGCGACCAGCTCTTCCGGCGTCATTCGTGGGGCGCGCGGCAGCAGTTCGGCGCGCAGGTCGGCGCGGGTGGTATGCAGCGACAGCGCCAGCGCCGGCTTGACCGGCCCCTGGCCCAAGCGCTCGAAGACACGCGGATCGCCGACGGTCGAGAAAACCAGGTTCTTGTGGCCGATGCCGCCGAGGGTGCCGAGGAAGTCGATCGCCTCAAGCACGTTGTCGAGGTTGTGCGCCGGCTCGCCCATACCCATGAACACCACTTTCTTGACTGGCCGCCGGCGCCGCGCCAGGACGACCTGGGCGACGATCTCGGCGCTGCCGACCTGGCGCAGCAAGCCATCCTTGCCGGTCATGCAGAAAACGCAGCCGACCGCGCAGCCGACCTGGGTCGAGACGCAGACGCCGTCGCGCGGCAGGAGCACGCTTTCGACCGTCTGGCCATCGGCCAGGCCGACCAGCAGCCGGGCCGAGCCGTCTTCGCCGGGGTGTTCGGAGACGACCCGGGCGAGGCCTTCGAGCTGGGCATTGATTTCGGGCAGGGCGCCGCGCAGGCTCAGCGGCAGGAAGTTCTCGCTGGCGCTGTGGCGGTTGTCGAGCGAGCGGACCTGGCACCAGGCGCGCAGCACGCGCTCTTCGTGGCAGGTCTGGGCGCCGTGCTGGCGCAGGAGGTCGCGGAGGGTATCGAGTTGCATCGGGGGCGAATGATACGGGAGGGGGGCGGGAGCGTCGAGTTGAGGGAGTGGAGCACGCTTATGGTGCGTCATTCGCCTGTTTGTGGTGCATTGGCGGGGCGAGAGGTGTTTGGGTTGCTCGAACTTGGTGCTTGATTCCTATTGACTAGTCATTTTGTATTGGTCTAAACGCTTGATTTACAGCCTGCCTGGTCTTGGCTATCTGGCAAGGCAGGGAGGCGGGTATGGATATTGCACTGCAGCACAGGTCTGCGTTTGGGAGCAAATCCGATGTTGAAAAGTGTGAACATGCCGCTGTCGGCCCAGGAAAAGGGCTGGTTGCCCTGGCTCGGACGTACCGGGGCGCTGGCGATGCGCTGGGCAACTTTCTGGAACCGCCATCGCTACCCGGCGATTGAACAGACTTTTGATGCCTTTGCCGAAACCCGCGTGCGCATCCTGAACAACTGGTGCAGCCAGCAATGGTCGTCGCTCGATGGTCTGGCGCGCGAACTGGCCGGCCGCTGGCCGACGGCCAGCGATCCGGCGGCACTGGCGCTGTTGCAGCAATGCCAGCGGCGCTCCGGCGATTTTTCCGAGATTTTCCTGGTTGACCGTAGTGGCGTCGTTTTGGCCTCGACCCAGAGCGGTCGGGTCGGCCTGTCGTTGCCGGTGCGGGCGGCGGTCGATGCCGGCTGGCGCGCTCCCTTCCTGCACGGTCCTTACCGCGATCCGGTGACGGCGGCCTTGCCGCCGTCGAGTTCGCGCTTTCACGATGCGGTGACGCTGATGTTCATGCAGCCCCTGCTGGTGAGGGGCGAAACGGTGGCGCTGGTTTGCGGCCGGGTGCCCAACGATGTCCTGGGCGACCTGATCCAGCGCGAGGCCGGACACATCTTTCACGAGTCGGGCGACAACTACCTGTTCATGGTCCGCTCGCAGTTCGATCCGACCCTGCGGCCGGGCACTGCCTTGTCGCGCTCGCGCTTCGAGGACCGCACTTTCACTGGCGGCGACAACCTCAAGGACGGCGTGCGCACCCCTTTTGGCACGGTGCAGGTACGCGAACACACCGAGCTCGAACTGGTCTTCAACGATCCATCGACCGGACAATTGCATCCTGGTGTGCGCGAGACCATCCGCAACGGCCAAAACCTTTTCGTCACCTATCCCGGCTATTCCGATTACCGGCATGTGCCGGTAATCGGCAAGGGCGTCACCTTCCAGCTGCCGGGTTCGCCCGATACCTGGGGGATGATGTGCGAGGCCGATCTGGAGGAGGTTTATCGCTACCGCGGTCTGCCCTACCGGATTCTCCGCCTGTATCTGCTGTTGGCACTGGCCAGCTGGCTGGGGGCGGCGGCGCTCGGCGATGTGCTGGGGCATGGCGGTGCGCTGGTCGCGGCGGTTGGCGCCGGCCTCCAATTGCTGGGCGGCGCGGTGCTTTACCTGCGCGGCGTGGCGCCGGTCAGCGGCCGGATGCGGGAAGCAACGCGGATGCTGCGCGGCAGCGCCGAAGGCGGCGGCAACCTGTCGCAGCGCTTGCCCCGGGCCAGCGGGGATAGCGACGAAACCACGGTGATGGCGCAGTGGACCAACAGCTTTATCGATAATCTGGAGCAGATCATCCGGGTGGTGGTCCGCACCACCGGAGAAATCGGCGACAGCAACCGCAGTTTGCAGGAACGCAGCACGCGGGCGCTGGAAGTGGCCGACGAAATGCAGCAGGCGACGGCCGCGATTCTTGACGCGGTGCGCGGCCAGCTGGGCGAAATCGATGCGGCCAGCGCCAACACCGAAACCATGCGCGAGGTGGTGCGCCGGGTCAGCCACGAAGCCGCCGGTCAGTTTGCGCTGATCGATAGCAGCAGCCAGCGCATCCGCGAATCGGTACGGCTTTCGTCGGCAACCATCCGCCAGCTTGAGCAGCGGACGCTGGATATTGGTCGTATCGTGACCCTGATCAAGGAAATCGCCGAGCAGACCAACCTGCTGGCGCTCAACGCCGCGATCGAAGCGGCGCGCGCTGGCGAGGCCGGGCGCGGCTTTGCGGTGGTTGCCGACGAAGTGCGCAAGCTGGCCGAGCGGACCAGCACCGCTACCCGCGACATCGGCAGCATGATCGAAGGGGTACAGGTTCAGGCCGAGGAGGCGGTGCGGACGATGGACAGCGGCATGAGCGAAATGGAGCAGGGGCTGCGCCTGGCGACCGAGGCGGCGTCCGACAAGCGCGAGATCGAGGAGGTGGTCGAGCGGTTGTTCGTGACCATCGGCCAGATTGCCAGTTCGACACACTCCTATGGCGAACGGGTCGAAGGCATTGCCGGCAAGGTTGATGCGGTGCGCGAAGCGATTGCGGCTGCAACCCGCAGTGCCGAAACCACCGGCTTCGCCACCGGCAAGCTGGAGCAGACGATGGGGCAGTTCAAGGTATCAGCAGCCTGAGGCAGCCTGGCGGTAGCAGAAAACACTCCTGCGCACGGTCGACCGTGCGCAGGGATGAAAAATCCCGATTCAGGCTGGCTGCTGGCCGCAAACCCGGTTGCGTCCGCCGTCTTTGGCGCGGTACAGCGCCTTGTCCGCCTGCGACAGCAGTTCTTCGTGGTTGCGCTCCCCTCCGGAGAGCGTGGCAACCCCGACCGAGGTGCTGACCCGCAGCTTGGTTCCAGTGAGCGGCAGGCTCAGACCGGCAACGCTGGCGCGCAGTTTTTCGCCAACTTCAAGCGCGCCGGCAAGACCGGTTTCCGGCAGGATCACCGCGAACTCCTCACCGCCAATCCGGGCCAGCAGGTCTTCGCTGCGCAATTGTGCCTGGCAGGCCGTACCCACTGCACGCAGTACGGCATCGCCCACGGCATGACCGTGACTGTCGTTGATCGATTTGAAATAGTCGAGGTCGAACATCAGTACTGACAGCGGACGTTCGTGGCGCTGGCTGCGCTGGAATTCAGCGGCCAGCATCTGCATGAAACAGGCACGGTTTTTCAGGCCGGTGAGATCGTCGGTGGTGGCGCGGCGGCGCAATTCGTCGAGGATCGCGTAGTGCCCGAGGACCAGGCTGCTCAGGTCGGCCAGCGACTCGACCAGCGCAATGTCGCTGGCCGCCGGCACGGTCGGCTGGCAGTGGTAAACCGCAAAGACACCAAGCAACTGGCCGTCGGCATCCTTGACCGGCTGCGACCAGCAACTGTGCAGCCCGTGCGATAGCGGAATGTCGCGGAAACTGGCCCAGTAAGCGTGGCTGCCGATGTCTTCGACGATGACCATCTGGCCGCTGTGCGCCGCCGAGCCGCAGGAACCGACGCCAGGGGCGACCGGGACTCGCTTGAGCAGGGCGGTGTAGGCTTCCGGCAGGCTGGGGGCGGCAACCACGCCAATACTCTGGCCATCCGGATTGGGGCACATGATGCTGCACAGCATCTGCGGATGCTCGGCTTCTATCCCGAGAATCAGCTGGGTCAGCACTTCCGGTAACGGAGCGTGGCGGGCTGCCATTTTCAGGATGCGGTTCTGGAATTTCAGCTTGCGTCCGGCACTCTCCAGTTGTGTCAGCGTGTCAAGCCGTTGCAATTCGGCCTCCAGGCGCAGCGAGAGCAGTCGCAACTGCTCCGCAAGTGCCGCAGAGAGGCCGCCGGCCGCCTTGAAAAACAGTCCGAGGTGGCCGATGCAGCGACCCTCGCCGTCAAAGAAGGGGAAGCCGAAAAAGCTTTCGCAAGCGCTGTCGCGGGCCAGCAGAAAGCGCTCAGCAACCCCCTGCTCAATGGCTATGCTGCGTCCGCCATAGACCAGTTCGCAGGGGCTGCCGGCGAGGTCGAAGGTGTCGAGCCAGCCGGTCCGGCTGCAGGCCAGGACCTCGACGCGGGTCGGCGGGGCATCGAGGGCACGGGCCACAAAAACGGTCTGGGCCTGCAGCAGTGCAGCCAGCTGGTCTACCACCGCTGCCAGAAAGCGTTCGCCGACCTCGTGCACGGTATCCCGCAGGATACGGGCGAAGGCTTGTTCCGGCAGGTGACGGGCAGGGATCGGCATGCACAGGGTTCGCTAGGAAACAACTGCCTATTTTACGCCGCCGACTGCTGTTTAGGGGAGATGGAGCCGACAGGGGCGGTTAGTTGACTCCAGATTGCGCGGCGAGAGGTGCATCGCCTTCCGGGACATAGATCATCGAGCCGTCCTTCATTCGGTAGGCGACCCCGGCTTTTTCGCCGTCGCCACTGCCGATGCTGCCGTTGGCCTTGTATTTCTCGATCTTTTCGCCTTTCTTGATCGTCACTTCCATGTTCGGCTTGCCGGGGTCGGTAATCACCGTCACGTCCTGCTTGTTGAAGGGGTTGATCAGCGGATTCTGGGCCACGGTGATCAGCAGCGCGGCGATGATCACCAGGAAGATGTCGATCAGGTTGACCACCGACAGGATCGGGTCTTCGGTTTCCGGTTCGTGCAGCAGTTTCAGGCTCATGCGGCGCTCCGTTGCAGTTCGATCGCGACCAGTTCTTCCGCCAGCCAGCGGCGGCGGACATTGACCACCCAGTAGGTGATCGACGCCGCGATCAGCGCCAGGATGACCGCCGAGAAGGCAATCGTCAGGTTGTTCGAGACTTCGGCCAGGTTGCCGTCGGACAGCGACTTGAGTGCCGGTCCCATCGGGATCATCGTCGCCACCAGCCCGAGCATCGGCGTGACCCGGCTGGCGATGCGCGGGTTCTCCAGCACCTTGTGCGCCAGGACGTCGAGTTCATCCACGGTCAACGCCGAATTGCGGCGAAATTCGGCGAGCAGCGGCTGGCCCTTGCCTTGGCGGCGATACCAGGCGAGCAGCAGGAATTCGCCGAGCACCCAGAAGGCGTAGAGAAACAGCGCGGCGATCAGGATCAGCGTCGGTAGCAGGAAGAGCTGCGAGAGCTGGTACATCGAGAGTTCAACGAAATGCGACATGGCGTCTCCTCGGGAAAAGAAAAAAATGAACGGGAAGCGGGGAAAAAATGGGGGAATAACGGAGGAAGAATCGGCTGGACTCACCACTTGCCTTCGAGCGACAGGAAAAAGCCGCGCTGGCCGCGTTCGCGCCCGCTCAGCGACCAGTCGTCGCCGCCCTGCCAGGCACGCGCCAGGCGGCGGGTGTCGGCGGCCAGCACGTTCTGCGCTTCGAAGCGCAGGTTGAGCTGCGGCGTCAGGCGGTGAGTGAGATAAAGATCGAGCAGGCGGCGCGCCTTCTGTTCGCTCGCGCTCTCGCCGGGGATCGCGCTGCGGGTCGCGCCGTAGAGGTTGAACTGGAAACCGGCGCTGGCCTGCCACCACGGCAGCGCCTGGTCGATGCCCAGGCTCCATTGGTAGCGCGGCAGGTCGCGGGCGTCGCGGACGATGCCCAGACGTTGGTCGGCGACGCGGGCCTGGGGGAGCGTCAGATAGCTGCGCAAGGCGGCGCC
This genomic window from Dechloromonas sp. ZY10 contains:
- a CDS encoding RNA methyltransferase, which gives rise to MQLDTLRDLLRQHGAQTCHEERVLRAWCQVRSLDNRHSASENFLPLSLRGALPEINAQLEGLARVVSEHPGEDGSARLLVGLADGQTVESVLLPRDGVCVSTQVGCAVGCVFCMTGKDGLLRQVGSAEIVAQVVLARRRRPVKKVVFMGMGEPAHNLDNVLEAIDFLGTLGGIGHKNLVFSTVGDPRVFERLGQGPVKPALALSLHTTRADLRAELLPRAPRMTPEELVAAGEAYARATGYPIQYQWTLIDGVNDSEEELAGIVRLLSGKYALMNMIPYNSVDALPYRRPAPEKARAIARWLHERRILTKLRNSAGQDIDGGCGQLRARVKIDRHAAARARQEAAQSPEGSGAGLNSSS
- a CDS encoding methyl-accepting chemotaxis protein, yielding MLKSVNMPLSAQEKGWLPWLGRTGALAMRWATFWNRHRYPAIEQTFDAFAETRVRILNNWCSQQWSSLDGLARELAGRWPTASDPAALALLQQCQRRSGDFSEIFLVDRSGVVLASTQSGRVGLSLPVRAAVDAGWRAPFLHGPYRDPVTAALPPSSSRFHDAVTLMFMQPLLVRGETVALVCGRVPNDVLGDLIQREAGHIFHESGDNYLFMVRSQFDPTLRPGTALSRSRFEDRTFTGGDNLKDGVRTPFGTVQVREHTELELVFNDPSTGQLHPGVRETIRNGQNLFVTYPGYSDYRHVPVIGKGVTFQLPGSPDTWGMMCEADLEEVYRYRGLPYRILRLYLLLALASWLGAAALGDVLGHGGALVAAVGAGLQLLGGAVLYLRGVAPVSGRMREATRMLRGSAEGGGNLSQRLPRASGDSDETTVMAQWTNSFIDNLEQIIRVVVRTTGEIGDSNRSLQERSTRALEVADEMQQATAAILDAVRGQLGEIDAASANTETMREVVRRVSHEAAGQFALIDSSSQRIRESVRLSSATIRQLEQRTLDIGRIVTLIKEIAEQTNLLALNAAIEAARAGEAGRGFAVVADEVRKLAERTSTATRDIGSMIEGVQVQAEEAVRTMDSGMSEMEQGLRLATEAASDKREIEEVVERLFVTIGQIASSTHSYGERVEGIAGKVDAVREAIAAATRSAETTGFATGKLEQTMGQFKVSAA
- a CDS encoding diguanylate cyclase; translation: MPIPARHLPEQAFARILRDTVHEVGERFLAAVVDQLAALLQAQTVFVARALDAPPTRVEVLACSRTGWLDTFDLAGSPCELVYGGRSIAIEQGVAERFLLARDSACESFFGFPFFDGEGRCIGHLGLFFKAAGGLSAALAEQLRLLSLRLEAELQRLDTLTQLESAGRKLKFQNRILKMAARHAPLPEVLTQLILGIEAEHPQMLCSIMCPNPDGQSIGVVAAPSLPEAYTALLKRVPVAPGVGSCGSAAHSGQMVIVEDIGSHAYWASFRDIPLSHGLHSCWSQPVKDADGQLLGVFAVYHCQPTVPAASDIALVESLADLSSLVLGHYAILDELRRRATTDDLTGLKNRACFMQMLAAEFQRSQRHERPLSVLMFDLDYFKSINDSHGHAVGDAVLRAVGTACQAQLRSEDLLARIGGEEFAVILPETGLAGALEVGEKLRASVAGLSLPLTGTKLRVSTSVGVATLSGGERNHEELLSQADKALYRAKDGGRNRVCGQQPA
- a CDS encoding DUF2149 domain-containing protein, with amino-acid sequence MSLKLLHEPETEDPILSVVNLIDIFLVIIAALLITVAQNPLINPFNKQDVTVITDPGKPNMEVTIKKGEKIEKYKANGSIGSGDGEKAGVAYRMKDGSMIYVPEGDAPLAAQSGVN
- a CDS encoding MotA/TolQ/ExbB proton channel family protein; protein product: MSHFVELSMYQLSQLFLLPTLILIAALFLYAFWVLGEFLLLAWYRRQGKGQPLLAEFRRNSALTVDELDVLAHKVLENPRIASRVTPMLGLVATMIPMGPALKSLSDGNLAEVSNNLTIAFSAVILALIAASITYWVVNVRRRWLAEELVAIELQRSAA